TGCAGCGGGCAAGGTTTTGGTGAAAATTCCAGTAGGCAATCATCACGGGGATCTTTGTTTTCAAGGAGGTAAACTTTTTGTCGCGGTGAACTTTGGCGATTTCAATAACCCCCAGGGAAAAGCAGATTCATGGGTCTACGTATATGATGCAGAAAAATTATTGTTGATTGCCAAGCATCAGACTCCCGAAGTGATTTATGGTGCGGGTGGCATTGCCGTGCATGCTGGCAAGTTCATCGTGGTGGGGGGACTGCCGAAAGGTATCGAAGAGAATTATCTGTACGAATATGATCCGAATTTTAAGTTTGTCAAAAAACATGTTCTGAAAAGCGGCTATACCTTACTGGGAATTCAAACGGCGGCGTTTGCCGACAATCAATGGTGGTTCGGATGTTATGGAACGAAACTGTTAAAAGCAGACACCAGTTACCAGTTTCTTGCGAAATTTGATCTCGAGTGCAGTCTCGGCATTGATCGAATCAATGACAAGCTGTTGCTCATTGCCCGTGGCGGACGGGAAGGCAAACTACATACGGGGCGCGTGCTTCTAGCAGAGCCCACTGAAAAACAGGGTTTTATTATCCGCAAGTAGACGTCGGTTGTTTCGATTCAGGACGCGTTGAATGGAATCGGCTTAACTGGTTAGCGGCCTCCGCCGCCTCCCTGCAGATTGGATGCTGCCAGCCCGAACAATGCACCTTCCAGCAGGTGACGTTCCACAAAGGCCGCGATTGCTTCTGATTTGGTGTATTGCAGAATCACATAGTCGCCGGGCTGAATCAGCACGCGTTGACTGGGATGTCGCACCGCTTCATACAAATCGACTTTGATTGGCAATTGAGTTCCGTTAGGGAGCTGACGCAGGATGATGGCGTTGCTCGCACTGATGGTAACATCCTGGTTCAGCGCAGAAGGGCCGCCATTCGATTTGGTATTACTTCCGTTCTGTGATGCCTGGGCGATGGAGATCGCTCCCAGAATATCCAGGTCATAATCGCGGGGCAGCGTGTATTGTCCGCCCCCCAGCAGCCCACCGGTATAAAAGATTTCCGTGTCGCGGGATTCAATGAACACCACGTCTCCATCATGCAGAATGATATCGTTCTGTGTGAGGTGCACCTGTTCGCCGGGACTCAGGCGAATGGGGATTTTGATGATTCCGGAACGCTGCATGGTGGAATCATTGATGACTGTGGGGGCCATAAAGTCACCCGAATAGAAGCCGCCATCAGAAGAATAAAGTGGCTGACCCACCTGGAATGCCGTATCGCTTGGCAGCGGTGATGACTGAGGGATGGGAGTATAGGTGTCGGAGACCTGTTGGATCTGTTGACGGTTACCGTCATTGTTCGGGTTGGCAGAACCTGTCTGGATGGGTTGAGGGCAGATCGAATGGTTCATCTGATGGGCGGCGCCGCGAATGATATAAATCGAATTTTCTGCATCCAGTCCGGGTAGTCCTCCGGTTTCTGCCAGTGCGTGCAGGACATCGTTATTGTAAGCAGGTAAGTTGATCACGCGCCCCGTACCGCGTTTGGATCGTCCTACGTTTAAATTACCGACGGTTGTACCCACAATGTCATTCGCATTTTCCTGACGAATGACAAGCACTCGGTAGGAACGTGGTTTCTGCAGACTGATCAAAATGCGGTCACGGCCTTCGCGCAGGATCTTTTTTTCTGATGTATATTTGCGGCGGATTGTTTCTTCGAGCTGGGTCAGAGTCAGTCCGCGGGCAAAGACGGTTCCGATAAGCGGGAGTGAGATCGTACCATCTTCACGGATGGGGATCGGGTAACCCAGGGAAGGGGCGACTTCCTGTGTCTGAGGAAAATGAACCGGAGGCACATCTTTAAACTGGCCGAGAACGCCTTCGATGTAGACTCCCAGAACGTCTCCGGAATCGAGCAGATAATGTTTCGGCGCGGGTTGTCGTAGCAGAGAGAGGTCAATCGTCTCTTTGCCGGAGCGCACTTCTCCCTTGTATTCCATAGGCAGATATTGAGCGGGAATTCCCTTGATCGGATGAATGGCAGCACAGCCGTTGAAGAGCAGAGGCAACAACAGCGCGCAGAGAAGATGCCACTTGATTGCAGGCATTGTTTTAAGGTGTTTCAGCATCCTGCTCGAACCTCTCAATTCGAAGACGGCGTTGTTGAAGTGTTGCGACATCCTGTCGTTCATTTCCTTTGAATGAGTTTCGGTTCAGAACACACGGCGACTCAGGTACAGTGGGTTCTGAGTGACTACCTGTTAATACCAGGCTGCCTTTCCGAAATTCGCGGCAAACGTTGTATGTTTATCTGATTCTGTTGCTGGTATTGATTTGAAAGCGTTCTACGACTGGGTAACGGTGTATGGATTGGCGTATAAGGATACGACTGTAATTTGTACGGACTCGGTGGCGGATCATCGTTGATGTAAGCACGCGGTGCCGGTTTGCCGATTTCCGGCTGGTGGCGTTTTAATGCGGGAGCAGGAATTGTCTGCTGCACATGTAATGGTGGTTTCGGAGCCACAACGGGAGGCTGACTGCGAGGCTGCTTGGGGGGCAGTATCGGTTGAGCCTGTGGTTGTTTTTTCTGGGGAACCGCCTGGATTGGTTTGGGCTGACTCTGTTCTGGAACCGCCGGTGCAGGGGGAGCCGGTAAAGCCAGCGGGGGCTCCGGTAGCGTCATTTTCGGCGGTTGTGGACTTTGATTCTGGTACGGAGTGCTCAGTGGTGCTGGAGGTGCCGCCTGAGGAGTTGGCTGCGTTGGAGGGCTCTCCTGTCTGTAGGCTGTATTTTCATCCCAGTGATCGGCAACACTCTGGTTCCAGTCCATCAGAGAATACGGAGTGGCGATTTTATTATAATCGTAGCGTCCATCGGCGAGTGCGTGCTCGGCTCCCAGTTTATATCCGGTGAACCATTCCTGGACTTCCAGATAACCTTGCGGTGTTCGGTAATGGGCGGCCCAGTATTCTTCGGGAGGAACAGGTGGGACTTCACCCGAGTCACCTAGTGCGATATCGATGTAGGCTTGCTGGTATCCTTTGCGAAACGCTTTGGATGGTTTGTCTTTACAACTACAAGCCATTGTCTTTAAGGAGCGCTTAGCGCACTTTTTGGCTGCGTGCTTCACCACATATTTATCCAGGTCAGTTTGATATCCTTCCAGCGAACGATACGGATGTGGAGAACATTTATCATGATGAAACAGAAAGCATTTCTTAACACGGCAGGAGACGGTAGAGCATGTGTCATCATAATCTTCGTCTGTATGAGCGCACCCGGGAAGTCCTGTCAGAATTACAGCCAGAAAAGTGCAGAACAGTAGCCGCGATTCTGAGATGAACTCAAGAAAATGAGGACCGTTGTTGTCTATTTTGCAAACCACTAGTAAGCCACCATGCGCAGATTGAGTGTTTATCGATACGCTTGATTTATCGGGTTGGCGAGATTGGGGCGTGTATGGTTTTTCGTGTCTTGCGGGTTATAAGGGGGCGTAAGACAGATAGAATCGTTGGATATTCAAATATCGGATCAGTCAACGTGTTCCGTAAGGCTTCGCTAGATTGCCTGCCTTGGCGTGTGAGGGAACATGAAAGGGGGGAGAGGAGAGTGGACCGGCGGATTCTGCCGCTCAGGATTACTCTGCAGCGAAGTAATCTTTTAAGAGTCGGTAGACGCGATTGGCACGTTGCTGGAACAGCTGTGGTTTTTTGACCCATCCCTGTGGTGTAATTCGGATCATCACATCGACGCGTGGTGTGGAACTGCGGCTGTTAGAGTTCGCTTTTTTGGCGGCACACCCGAATTCGACTTCCACTTCAACTGGTTTTCGATCATCGGTTTTACCCCAGAAGGGGAGCAGTCCTGATTTGCCGAGTTGCATCACGGCCCGGTTTGTGTTGACTTCTGTCAACTTCGCACCATTGTCATTTACAAAACCGCCCAGCTTGTAAACGATAATGTCGGAGGAGATCAGTGCCTGGAATGTATTTTCAAAGACCATTTCATCAACGGTCGTCTCTACCGAATCGCTGATTGGGTCGATGCCGGACAATAGCTGGTGGCTGGTGAGGGAGCAAACCTTGTTGCGGCCTGTTTCTTTTGCGTGGTACAAGGCAGAATCTGCGCGGCGGAACAGACTTTCTACTGAGTCGCCTTCTTCAACCTGAGCCACTCCGAATGAGGCAGAGAGACCCGTTTTTTCCAGTTTCTCAAGCTTCAGGTTACTGACTGCCAGCCGCAGGCGTTCTGCTTTTTTCACCGCATGTTCCAAATCGGTTTCAGGGCAAAGAATCACAAATTCTTCCCCGCCGTAGCGTCCGACCAGTTCTCCCGAATAGGTTTCGTGCTGGAACAGGCGTGCCATTTCAACAAGAACATCATCACCCACCGAATGTCCGTACGAGTCATTAATGTTTTTAAAGTGATCGGCGTCGATAAACATCAGGCTCAACGGTGTCGGATCGGTTTCTTTGTTGAACCTGCTGAGCATGATCGCCAGTTGCGTTTCCAGTTCGCCTCGATTGGCAACGGACGTCAGAGCATCCATACTGGCTGCCTGTTTGAGGTCGTTGAATTCTTGAGGTCGTTTTAAGCCGCGGGACAGGTCGCGATAGATTTCTGCGATACCCATCAGGTGTCCGTCTTCGCCGAACATGGGAACCGACTGAACTTCAATGTTGATCAGGCGGCCGCCAGGACGTTCCAGCATGAATTCGGTGGTCATCGGCTTTCCATTAGCAATGACCCGGTTCATCGAGCATTCTGCTCTGGTCAGGCTGGTGCCTTCCTTGTTGGTTAGCGGCAGGCTGTTTGCGGTCCAGGCTTCACCCAGGATATCGATGGCCCGGATGTCGGCCAGTTTTTCCAGACCCGGGCTGAAGAGGAGAAACTGAAAATCGGCATTGACGATATAAAATCCGTCATACAGACTCTCAATCTGAAACAGATAGGAGAAAATGTTGTTGATCAGGTTGGCTTCCTGTGCTTCCTGCTCGCTGAATGGCTTGGGTTGATAAAGCCGGTTGACTTCAAGAAGTGCATCATGGAAGACGTCTTGTTCATTCTGTTCCCAACGTGAAAGGGCACAGACAATGTTTCCATCAAATTGAGTTCCAGCGGCCTCCATCAGGATGGCCATGATTTCATCATGTTTTTTGCCGGCCCGATAGACCTGGTCGGTCGCCAGAGAATCATAGGCATCGGCAATCGCCAGGATGCGGGCACCCTGATGCACGTCGCTACCAATATATTGAAAGCCGTTGGTCGCGCCACTGAAGTGGTAGCGGGTTTGTGAGAGTATTGTCAAAACTTCATGGTCGGTCTGACAGGCCTGCAGAACATCGATACCGATGTTGTGATAATGCGACATCAATTCAATTTCATCTGATGTCAGCTTGCCAGGCTTGAGCATGATATGGTCGGGGACACCGATCTTTCCGATGTCATGTAGCAGCGCGGCGATTTCCAGCCGTTTCAGATGAATTCCTTCCCAGCCTAAATTGGTGGCGATTCCTTTTGCCAGGAATGCAACGCGGCGGGAATGACATAATGTGGATGCATCGCGGGCCTGAAGTGCGGTGAGTAACTTCCGCAGGTGTTTGCGCGAGATGACTTGATCGACGAAATCCGTTTCACCCGATTCCAACGAGAATTCTTCGTGTTCGGTCGAAAGGGCGATGAGTTCCTTCAGGATCTGTGAAGAGCCCATATTATAGCTGCCATGCACAGACTGTTGCTGTGGCATGGAATTACTATTTGCTATGAGAGGACTGTTCATCTTGCGACCTTAACGCGGATACGAAAATCGAATGGAACTCTGACACAGTTTGTCACGTACAATTCGGTTTTCTGTTTCGCGCCACAAAAAATCTGATTTATCGCAATGTCTTTGTCAGGAGACGAATTTGTTTTGGTTCAATCACGCGTCACTATCACTGGGGAGTGAATAGGTTCTCGTATCAAAACAAAGACATAGTTACTGGGAGCATATTTAAGACACTGATGTCTGCTTGGCGTTGTTAATACAACCCAATGAATACATCAATGTGGATAGACTATATTTACACTAGGTCGGGAATGAAGGTTGTCAAATCGCAACATGAAATGGGACAGCAGGAACGACGGGCTCAAATCCTGATAATCCGAGTGGCAGGTTCGTGGTGAAATCAGCGGTCAGCGCGACTGGTGCGATTGTATGGACTGTGTGGATCCTTTGAAGCGGATTCCGTGATGTCGACGAGCAGACTTATCGATTAAATTCCACGGTGGCAGCATTCGCCCGGGATTGAACGATTTGCCCCAGCGATTCGTATTCATCCTGCGGAACTCGTTCTGCTGGCCCCGTGATCGTAAAGGCGGCGATGGCGATGCCATTCCGATCTCGAATCGGAGCGGCGATGCAGCGAATGCCTGTCAGCCCCTCTTCATGATCAATCGCATAGCCGCGTTGGCGAATCAGATCCAATTCATTGAGAAAAGCACGTTTTGAAGTAATCGTTTGTGGAGTGAATCGTTTAAAACGAATTCGATTCACCAGATCCTCGCGTTCATTTTCCGGTAAAAAAGCAGCGATGGCTTTTCCAGGAGCACAACTGTAGCAAGGCGCACGGGCACCGATCTCCGCAGAGTACTTGAAGGCGTGTCGCGCCAGCAACTGTTCGAGGATTACGATCTCGGTATCAATCAGACAACAGAGTTGCGTGGTCTCGCCGGTCATGTCACGCAGTTCCCGCATCGGGCCAATCGCACATTCTGATAAAGGGCGATCTTGCACGCTGGGAGGAATTAACTGCAGGAAACGGTTCGTGAGATAAAACTTTTTCGTCGCCAGATCGCGCGAGACATAGCCCATCTCTTCCAGTGCTTTTCCGATGCGTAATAAAGACGCCTGCGGAATGGAAAGTTGTTCGCTGAGTTCACTGAGGGTGCAGCCATGCGAATGTTTTGCCAGATATTCGAGCAAGGCAATGCCCCGCTGCAAACTGGGAGAGGCGGCTGCATCGGTTTTCGGATTTGTGCGCGGGACGCTCATTGTTGTTGACTTCATATATGAAATAGGTTTCAATAGTGAAATATGGTATGGGGTCAAGGCACGTGTGTCAACCTCATCCGCAGGAAATTGACAATCAGCGATAGAGCAGTCCTCCTTTCGAATCGAACGGCAGCAGAAAGAAACGTGCCATGCGCGCAGGCGAAAAACTTGGAATGGTTTTGACGGCGATTCTCTGGTTGGGTTGCCCTGTGATCTCTCCAGCAGAAGAGTCCTTTCAAAATAAAGCGACGCAGCAAGCCGACTTTGACCGCGTGATCGCCCCGTTAATTGCCGCCCGTTGTTTGGATTGTCATGCGGGTCTGGATCCCAAAGCTGGTTTCGATTTTTCCCGTCGGGCGTCAGCCTTTCAGGGAGGAGAAAGTGGCCCCGCGCTGCAAGCGGGCAAGCCGGACGAAAGTTTGATCTGGCAGTATATCGAGTCCGATGAGATGCCTCCCGAACATCCTCTCTCTGCAGATGAGAAGCGATTGTTCAAACAATGGATCCAGGCCGGTGCGCCTTGGGGCACCGATCCCATTGATCCCTTCAGCAAGACAACGAAAAAGCGGGGCGGCTATGACTGGTGGTCACTGCAGCCGTTACGCCAGACGACTGTTCCAGAGGTTTCCGACAAACAGTGGGTTCGCAATCCGATTGACGCGTTCGTCCTGGCGCGATTGCGGGAGCAGCATCTTGAACCCCAGTCCCGCGCCGATCGCAGAACTTTAATTCGTCGTCTTTATTATTCGGTGATTGGCTTGCCCCCCGAACCGGAAGAAGTGGAAGCGTTCGTGAATGATCCTGCACCGGATGCTTATGAAAAACGGGTAGATCAATTGCTGGCATCGCCGCACTACGGCGAACACTGGGCGCGGCACTGGCTGGACGTGGTTCGCTTTGGAGAGAGTAACGGTTTCGAGCGGGATCAACCACGTACGAATGCCTGGCATTATCGGAACTGGGTGATTCAGGCGTTCAATCGGGATCTGCCTTACGATCAGTTTGTCCGATTGCAACTGGCCGGTGATATGCTGAAGCCCGACGATCCCAGTGCGGTGATCGCGACCGGGTTCCTCGTTGCCGGCCCGCACGATGTGGTGATTCCCCAGAGTCAGGCGATGCGGGAAACGATGCGTCAGGATGAACTGGAAGACAAAATTGGGGTGGTCAGCCAGACGTTTCTTGGATTAACGGTGAATTGTGCCCGTTGTCACGATCACAAGTTTGATCCGATCAGCCAGCAGGAATATTATCAGATTGCCGCTGCACTGGCGGGCGTCGAACATGGCGAACGTGATCTTCCCAATCCCCAGTACATGCAGGCACAGCAACAGTTGGCCGAACATAGCAAGAAGCTGCAGAAAGTTCAGGCGACTCTATTCGAGTTAGACGCACAGGCGCGCCAGCGTGTGATGGCCAGTCGCACAACGCAAGATAAAAGTGATCTACCAGTCTCTGTCTCGTCACCGGTTGCTGCCTGGGATTTTCAGAATAGCACTCTGGATCAGGTGGGGGGCTTAAAAGGGACGTTACACGGTTCTGCAAAACAGACCAAAGAGGGACTAGTGGTGGACGGCAATCAATCGTTTTTGAATACCGAGCCGCTGAAGGTGAATCTGAAAGAGAAGACGCTCGAAGCCTGGGTAAAACTTGCGGACCTCGATCAACGTGGCGGTGGCGTGATGAGTGTGCAGACGGTGGACGGAGTTCTGTTCGATGCGATTGTGTTTGGCGAGCAGCAGCCGGGGCACTGGCTGGCGGGAAGTAATAATTTCAGCAGGACCAAATCGTTTCAGGGCATCGCAGAACAAGAGGCGGCAGAAAAAGAAGTACAGATTGCGATTGTCTATTACGCCGACGGTAAAATCGCCGCCTATCGCAATGGTGCACCGTATGGGATCGCTTACCAGTCGCGACAGTTACAACCGTTCTCAGCCGGGAAATCCGAAATTTTGTTTGGATTACGACATGGATCACCTGCTGGGAATCGACTCTTAAAAGGTGTCATCAGCAGAGCCCGCCTGTATGACCGGGTACTGACGGCTGAAGAAATACAAGCGTCTGCAAAATGGGGAGGCACTTATTTTTCAGAAGCAGAGCTGACGGCGGTATTGACGAAACCCGAACAGATCCAGCGCCAAACCCTGCTCAAAGAACGGAAGGAACTCCAGGCAGAAATCACGCGTCTGCAGGCGATTCAACCGACGAAAGTCTATGCGGCGCTTTCCCGAAATCCGGGCGTGTCGCATGTGTTGCGACGCGGGAATGTGAATGCCCCGGCGGACGTGGTCAATCCGGGTGGGCTCAATGCAATCAAAGGCGTGAAGGGCGATCTGGGACTGGCGTCCGACAGCCCGGATCGCGACCGACGTATGAAATTTGCACGCTGGGTGACCGATTCGCAAAATCCGTTGTTTGCCCGCGTAATTGTGAATCGGGTCTGGCACTATCATTTCGGGCAGGGGCTCGTGAATACGCCCAATGATTTCGGCTTTAACGGCGGACGTTGTACACATCCGGAACTGCTCGACTGGTTGGCGGCACAACTGATTCGCGAAAATTGGAGCCTGAAATCATTGCATCGTCTGATTCTGATGTCGGCGACCTTTCAACAATCTTCAGAACCACAGCCCGAGGCATTGAAAGTCGATGCCGACAATCGATGGTTGTGGCGGAAAAGCCCGCAGCGAATCGAAGCCGAGTCGATCCGTGATTCAATCCTGAAAGTAGCCGGCGAACTCAATCCCAAAGTCGGCGGCCAGGGATACCAGGATGTGAAATCCTATTTCTTCAAAGGGACCCAGTTTTACGAGCCGTTGGATCCGGTCGGCAAAGAATTCAATCGTCGTTCGATCTATCGGTTTTCTGCCCGAGGCGGGCGGCATCCTTTGCTGGAAACGTTTGATTGCCCTGATCCTTCTACGACGACGCCCGATCGGGCCTCCACTACGACGCCGCTCCAGGCACTGTCGTTAATGAATGCCTCATTCGTGTTGCGGATGTCAGATCAGTTAGCCGAGCGCGTTGAGCAACGGGCGGGTTCAAAACAGGAGCAGCAGATTGATGAACTGTTTCTACTGGCGTTTCAACGGCGTCCCCGACCGCAAGAGGCGAAGCTGGCACGCGACTTTCTGGAGCAGCACGGTTTGTCTGCGTTGTGCCGCGTGATTCTGAATAGCAATGAATTTTTATATGTGAATTGAAGCCATGATGACGAATCCCTTTGATCAAAATTCGAAAGCCGGTTCTACCTGTGATGCAGACAGTATGTCGCGTCGCGAATTTTTTTCCTGGGCGAAAACCGGCCTGGCGGGAACGGCGCTGATGGATTTGCTGCTGAAGCAGAAACCACTTTGTGCAGAGGCTCCGGGGAAAACTCTACCAACGGGAACTCATTTCCCCCCGCGCGTCAAACGGGTGATTCATGTCTGCCTGATCGGGGGATTGAGTCACCTGGATTCGTTTGACTATAAGCCGGCGCTTAAAAAACTGCATGGCAAGGTTATGCCGACCGAGAAGAAGCCGGAAACGTTTTTCGGTCAGGTTGGATTATTGCGCAAGAATGATTTTGAGTTCAAACAGCGGGGCAAAAGTGGGCTCTGGATTTCAGACCTGTTTCCTCACATCGCGTCACAGGCAGATGAGCTGACGTTGATTCGTTCCATGAAAGCCGACTCTGCCAATCATACGCCGGCGACGTTTCAGGAGAATACGGGTTTTCGATTGAACGGCTTTCCGGTACTGGGAGCCTGGCTCTCGTATGGCTTAGGGTGTGAAACCGATGAGCTGCCGTCGTTTGTGGTATTGCCCGATGTCCGCGGCTATCCGGCGGCGGGAACGATTAACTGGTCGAACGGATTTCTGCCGGCATTGCATCAGGGGGTTCCCTTCCAGACCGAAGGACCGGCGATACGTGATCTGTTTCCCGGTCGCAAGATTTCGAATGCCACCGAAGTCGCCAGTCGCCAGTTATTAAATCAATTCAATCAGAGTCATCTTGAACGGACCGGAGCCAACAGCGATCTGGTCGCCCGGATTCGCAGCCACGAACTGGCAGCGAAAATGCAGTTGGCCGTTCCCCAAGTGACGGATCTGTCGGGAGAGACGGCTGCCACGAAAGCCCTGTACGGCTTCGATTCTGAAGAGACGGCTCCCTTTGCCCGCAATTGTCTGTTGGCACGGCGGTTATTGGAACAGGGGGTGCGGTTTGTGCAGTTGTTTTCTGGTGGCTCGTTTGGATCGCCGCGGATTAACTGGGATGGTCATGAAGACGTCAAACGAAATCACCTTCGCGAAGCGACCCGCATCGATCAGCCCGTTGCCGGTTTGTTGAAAGATCTGAGACAGCGGGGCATGCTGGATGACACTCTGGTTCTGTTTTCAACGGAATTCGGACGAACCCCGTTTACTCAATCTGCCTCGAACACCGTGGGGACGGGGCGTGATCATAATATGAACGGTTTTTCCGTCTGGATGGCAGGGGGCGGTCTCAAGCACGGGATTGATTTTGGTGCGACCGATGAATTCGGCTGGAAATCAGTCGAACAGACGGTTGCCTGGCACGATTATCATGCAACGGTGCTGCATTTACTGGGCATTGATCACACACGTTTGACGTATTATCACAATGGCATCGAACGCCGTCTGACGAATGTGCACGGCGAAGTGATTCATGATCTTCTCGCTTAAAATTCATCAGTACTTGTTGATTCACAACCTGAGTACTGGATTTTTTCAAGAACGCAATTTGTGCGCATAGACGAATCGTCTAGAATAGCTATAGTGTGTGCATGAACGAAATCGAGGAGGGCGCTGACTTCTGTTTGATTGGTATGAACGTCCTTTCTATAAAACTAGTGTGATGAATACGTTACAGAACCCAGGAAGCAAAACAGAGCCCAAACGGGTGCTGATTATCGGTGGTGGTTTTGCCGGCTTGAACGCGGCATTGGAACTGGGCGGCGTTCGAGGAGTCGAAGTTACCCTCGTTGATCGTCACAACTACCATCTGTTTCAACCGCTCTTATATCAGGTGGCGATGGCCGGACTGAGTCCCGCAGATATTGCCACACCGATTCGCAGCCTGCTCTCAACTTATCGAAATACCAGCGTCCTGTTAGGGGAAGCGGAATCGATTGATCTCCCGGGGCAAAAAGTCAAATTCGATTTTGGCGAATTGCCTTTTGATTATCTGGTGCTGGCCTGTGGTGCGACGCACAGTTACTTCGGTCACAATGAGTGGGAAGAATACGCGCCCGGTTTGAAAAACATTTCTCAGGCGACGGAAATTCGTAAACGAGTTTTATCTGCATTTGAACATGCGGAACGAATTACCGATCCTGAAGAGCAAAAGAAATATCTGACCTATGTGATTGTTGGTGGCGGTCCGACCGGCGTAGAACTGGCAGGCGCGATTGGCGAGATGAGCCGGTTTACTTTGTCCAAGGATTTTCGCCGGATCAATCCCAGCCATACCCGCGTGATTCTCGTCGAAGCCGGTCCACGGATTTTGCCGATGTTTTCCGAACAACAGTCCAACCGGGCAGCCCGCGATTTAGAGAATCTGGGTGTCCAGATCTGGACTTCTTCGATGGTGACGAACATCAACGATGAAGGAGTCGAATTGGGAGATGAGCGAATTCGCGCCGCGACTGTGCTCTGGGCTGCGGGTGTTGAAGCATCTCCCTTGGGGAAATCGGGAGGTATGGATGTTGACAATCGGGGCCGCGTTGTTGTGGAACCGGATTTGAGTCTGCAGGGGCATGAAAATGTGTTCGTCGCCGGCGATCAGGCCAGCTTTACACATCAGACGGGGACTCCCTTACCGGGGACGGCACCGGTTGCGTTGCAGCAGGGAAAGTTTATCGGCAAAACAATTCGCGAGGAACTGAAAGGCAAGCCGCGCAGTAAGTTTCATTTTCGCGACAAAGGGCAGATGGCCACCATTGGTCGCAGTCGCGGGATTGTGGAAATCGGGCGGTTCAAATTATCCGGGTTCATTGCCTGGGTGGTCTGGCTGGTCGTGCACATCTTTTATCTGACCGGGTTTAAAAACCGGGTGCTGGTTGTCATGCAGTGGGGCTGGTCCTATCTCAGTTTCCGGCGTGGAGCGCGTTTGATTGTGGGCCGGGAATGGGATCCGCAAACAGATTCCAAGCCTGAACCCGAGCCTGAAGAAGAGGAAGTTCCCGTTTCCTCCGAGCATTAACGGCGAAAAAATGAGTGAAAGTCTCGTTTTCGCATGCCATTCCTCGTATGCTGAATGACAGATTTTGTCTTTGATCAGTTGAGGAAACCATGAAACTGCAGATTGCCGCTTTTCGATTTGATGTCACACCTCCCCTCGGCCATTCCTTGTGCGGCGGCTGGATTCCGTCTGCTGCGAAAATTGAAGATCCACTGGAAGCGATCGGGTTTGTGATCCTGTGGGAAGGAGCGCCGATGGTGGTCTGCTCGGTCGACTGGACGGGGCTTTGTAACGACGCCCATTATCAGTGGCGCAAAGCCTTAGCCGATGCGGCGGGGACCACTGCGGACCGGGTGGCGGTCCAGTGTGTGCATCAGCATGATGCGCCGTTTGCCTGTCTGGAGACCGATCAGATCGTACGAGCTCAGGGCGATTTGCCGCCCAACCTCGATCCGGAATTTTTCAAAGTCTGTCT
This genomic interval from Gimesia alba contains the following:
- a CDS encoding DUF1553 domain-containing protein, translating into MRAGEKLGMVLTAILWLGCPVISPAEESFQNKATQQADFDRVIAPLIAARCLDCHAGLDPKAGFDFSRRASAFQGGESGPALQAGKPDESLIWQYIESDEMPPEHPLSADEKRLFKQWIQAGAPWGTDPIDPFSKTTKKRGGYDWWSLQPLRQTTVPEVSDKQWVRNPIDAFVLARLREQHLEPQSRADRRTLIRRLYYSVIGLPPEPEEVEAFVNDPAPDAYEKRVDQLLASPHYGEHWARHWLDVVRFGESNGFERDQPRTNAWHYRNWVIQAFNRDLPYDQFVRLQLAGDMLKPDDPSAVIATGFLVAGPHDVVIPQSQAMRETMRQDELEDKIGVVSQTFLGLTVNCARCHDHKFDPISQQEYYQIAAALAGVEHGERDLPNPQYMQAQQQLAEHSKKLQKVQATLFELDAQARQRVMASRTTQDKSDLPVSVSSPVAAWDFQNSTLDQVGGLKGTLHGSAKQTKEGLVVDGNQSFLNTEPLKVNLKEKTLEAWVKLADLDQRGGGVMSVQTVDGVLFDAIVFGEQQPGHWLAGSNNFSRTKSFQGIAEQEAAEKEVQIAIVYYADGKIAAYRNGAPYGIAYQSRQLQPFSAGKSEILFGLRHGSPAGNRLLKGVISRARLYDRVLTAEEIQASAKWGGTYFSEAELTAVLTKPEQIQRQTLLKERKELQAEITRLQAIQPTKVYAALSRNPGVSHVLRRGNVNAPADVVNPGGLNAIKGVKGDLGLASDSPDRDRRMKFARWVTDSQNPLFARVIVNRVWHYHFGQGLVNTPNDFGFNGGRCTHPELLDWLAAQLIRENWSLKSLHRLILMSATFQQSSEPQPEALKVDADNRWLWRKSPQRIEAESIRDSILKVAGELNPKVGGQGYQDVKSYFFKGTQFYEPLDPVGKEFNRRSIYRFSARGGRHPLLETFDCPDPSTTTPDRASTTTPLQALSLMNASFVLRMSDQLAERVEQRAGSKQEQQIDELFLLAFQRRPRPQEAKLARDFLEQHGLSALCRVILNSNEFLYVN
- a CDS encoding DUF1501 domain-containing protein — encoded protein: MTNPFDQNSKAGSTCDADSMSRREFFSWAKTGLAGTALMDLLLKQKPLCAEAPGKTLPTGTHFPPRVKRVIHVCLIGGLSHLDSFDYKPALKKLHGKVMPTEKKPETFFGQVGLLRKNDFEFKQRGKSGLWISDLFPHIASQADELTLIRSMKADSANHTPATFQENTGFRLNGFPVLGAWLSYGLGCETDELPSFVVLPDVRGYPAAGTINWSNGFLPALHQGVPFQTEGPAIRDLFPGRKISNATEVASRQLLNQFNQSHLERTGANSDLVARIRSHELAAKMQLAVPQVTDLSGETAATKALYGFDSEETAPFARNCLLARRLLEQGVRFVQLFSGGSFGSPRINWDGHEDVKRNHLREATRIDQPVAGLLKDLRQRGMLDDTLVLFSTEFGRTPFTQSASNTVGTGRDHNMNGFSVWMAGGGLKHGIDFGATDEFGWKSVEQTVAWHDYHATVLHLLGIDHTRLTYYHNGIERRLTNVHGEVIHDLLA
- a CDS encoding NAD(P)/FAD-dependent oxidoreductase → MNTLQNPGSKTEPKRVLIIGGGFAGLNAALELGGVRGVEVTLVDRHNYHLFQPLLYQVAMAGLSPADIATPIRSLLSTYRNTSVLLGEAESIDLPGQKVKFDFGELPFDYLVLACGATHSYFGHNEWEEYAPGLKNISQATEIRKRVLSAFEHAERITDPEEQKKYLTYVIVGGGPTGVELAGAIGEMSRFTLSKDFRRINPSHTRVILVEAGPRILPMFSEQQSNRAARDLENLGVQIWTSSMVTNINDEGVELGDERIRAATVLWAAGVEASPLGKSGGMDVDNRGRVVVEPDLSLQGHENVFVAGDQASFTHQTGTPLPGTAPVALQQGKFIGKTIREELKGKPRSKFHFRDKGQMATIGRSRGIVEIGRFKLSGFIAWVVWLVVHIFYLTGFKNRVLVVMQWGWSYLSFRRGARLIVGREWDPQTDSKPEPEPEEEEVPVSSEH